Proteins encoded within one genomic window of Jiangella mangrovi:
- a CDS encoding cupin domain-containing protein — MSFPPYPPQRYDGENGEVNVQLRRADAPPEVTYASGVTVDYLATGASTGGDFGLYRWTFGPGESGPGPHFHRTITESFYVLTGAVLLFDGTDWVEATQGDFLHVPPGGVHGFKNVLGEPASMLLMFTPGAPREDYFETLAAVSKGLELSEEERTAFYLRHDNHWA; from the coding sequence ATGAGCTTCCCGCCCTACCCGCCCCAGCGCTACGACGGCGAGAACGGCGAGGTCAACGTCCAGCTCCGCCGCGCCGACGCCCCGCCGGAGGTGACGTACGCCTCCGGCGTGACGGTCGACTACCTGGCCACCGGCGCCTCGACCGGCGGCGACTTCGGGCTCTACCGGTGGACGTTCGGCCCCGGCGAGTCCGGCCCGGGCCCGCACTTCCACCGCACCATCACGGAGTCGTTCTACGTCCTCACCGGCGCGGTCCTGCTCTTCGACGGCACGGACTGGGTCGAGGCGACCCAGGGCGACTTCCTGCACGTCCCGCCGGGCGGCGTGCACGGGTTCAAGAACGTCCTCGGCGAGCCGGCGTCGATGCTGCTCATGTTCACGCCCGGCGCGCCGCGCGAGGACTACTTCGAGACGCTCGCGGCGGTGTCGAAGGGGCTGGAGCTCAGCGAGGAGGAGCGCACGGCGTTCTACCTCCGCCACGACAACCACTGGGCCTGA
- a CDS encoding carbohydrate ABC transporter permease produces MSTSTAPRTGPQLTPSPPSRRRRNRNALRHGGNRLRYAGIVALFLAPSLIPLTLFTLVPMVSSLWVALHDWNLITPMEFVGLANFRELLADGDTWAAFGHTLGYIAGYLPLVYLLGLGAALALNTALKGRNVLRAAYFLPVVTSWVVVALLWRWLLSPSNGLVNHVLGLVGIDGPGWWTDPTWAMPSVILASAWKDLGFVMIILLAGLQAIPGELYDAARVDGTSAWQRFRHVTLPLLSPSTFFVVVISLINGFQVFDQVYVMTGGGPAGATEVVVQQIYDLTFRYGRAGDASALSWLLFLVVLVVTIVQVRGQRRWVTYA; encoded by the coding sequence ATGAGCACCTCGACCGCGCCCCGCACCGGCCCGCAGCTGACGCCGTCGCCACCCAGCAGACGACGACGGAACCGGAACGCCCTGCGCCACGGCGGCAACCGGCTGCGCTACGCCGGCATCGTCGCACTGTTCCTGGCGCCGAGCCTGATCCCGCTGACGCTGTTCACGCTGGTCCCGATGGTCAGCTCGCTGTGGGTGGCGCTGCATGACTGGAACCTCATCACCCCCATGGAGTTCGTCGGCCTGGCGAACTTCCGCGAGCTGCTGGCCGACGGCGACACGTGGGCCGCGTTCGGGCACACGCTCGGCTACATCGCCGGCTACCTGCCGCTCGTCTACCTCCTGGGCCTCGGCGCCGCCCTCGCGCTCAACACCGCGCTCAAGGGCCGCAACGTCCTGAGGGCCGCCTACTTCCTGCCGGTCGTCACCAGCTGGGTGGTCGTCGCGCTGTTGTGGCGCTGGCTGCTGAGCCCGTCGAACGGCCTGGTCAACCACGTGCTCGGGCTGGTCGGCATCGACGGCCCCGGCTGGTGGACCGACCCGACCTGGGCGATGCCGTCGGTGATCCTGGCGTCGGCCTGGAAGGACCTCGGCTTCGTCATGATCATCCTGCTGGCCGGCCTGCAGGCGATCCCCGGCGAGCTGTACGACGCGGCGCGGGTCGACGGCACGAGCGCCTGGCAGCGGTTCCGCCACGTCACGCTGCCGCTGCTGTCGCCGTCGACCTTCTTCGTGGTCGTCATCTCGCTGATCAACGGCTTCCAGGTGTTCGACCAGGTGTACGTCATGACCGGCGGCGGACCGGCCGGCGCCACCGAGGTCGTCGTGCAGCAGATCTACGACCTCACGTTCCGCTACGGCCGGGCCGGCGACGCGTCGGCGCTGTCGTGGCTGCTCTTCCTAGTGGTGCTCGTGGTCACGATCGTCCAGGTCCGCGGCCAGCGCCGGTGGGTGACCTATGCGTAG
- a CDS encoding fatty acid desaturase family protein, translating into MESSPARGTARERHVSAYAELSKIIQGAGLLKRRYTFYWSLIGGTIAAFAAIWVGFALLGDSWYQLLLAAALAVVLAQFGFIGHEGAHRQIFASHRWNEWTARVVSGLFAGLSYSWWMRKHTRHHLNPNKEGADPDIAPGVLAFSPAAYDQRGPVGRWFANRQGWFFFPLLLLEGIALHAHSIQNILRRERLEHRWVEILFMTVRLGGYLAALFIVLPPAKAVAFFCVQMGLFGVLLGGAFAPNHKGMPIVPASMKIDFLRRQVLMSRNITGGPVVDLAMGGLNYQVEHHLFPSMPRPNLRRAQPIVKEFCARHGIAYTETTLTGSYRIVVQYLNDVGLKARDPFQCPLTAQYRT; encoded by the coding sequence ATGGAGAGTTCGCCTGCGCGCGGAACCGCCCGGGAACGGCACGTCAGCGCCTACGCGGAGCTGTCGAAGATCATCCAGGGTGCCGGGCTGCTGAAGCGCCGGTACACGTTCTACTGGTCCCTCATCGGCGGCACGATCGCCGCGTTCGCCGCCATCTGGGTCGGCTTCGCCCTGCTCGGCGACTCCTGGTACCAGCTGCTGCTCGCCGCCGCGCTCGCCGTCGTGCTGGCCCAGTTCGGCTTCATCGGCCACGAGGGCGCCCACCGGCAGATCTTCGCGTCGCACCGCTGGAACGAGTGGACCGCCCGCGTGGTCTCGGGGCTGTTCGCCGGGCTCAGCTACAGCTGGTGGATGCGCAAGCACACGCGCCACCACCTCAACCCGAACAAGGAGGGCGCCGACCCCGACATCGCGCCCGGGGTGCTGGCGTTCTCGCCCGCGGCCTACGACCAGCGCGGCCCGGTCGGGCGCTGGTTCGCCAACCGGCAGGGCTGGTTCTTCTTCCCGCTGCTGCTGCTCGAAGGCATCGCTCTGCACGCGCACAGCATCCAGAACATCCTCCGCCGCGAGCGTCTCGAGCACCGCTGGGTCGAGATCCTGTTCATGACCGTCCGGCTCGGCGGCTACCTGGCGGCGCTGTTCATCGTGCTGCCGCCGGCCAAGGCCGTCGCGTTCTTCTGCGTGCAGATGGGGCTGTTCGGCGTCCTGCTCGGCGGGGCGTTCGCGCCCAACCACAAGGGCATGCCCATCGTCCCCGCATCCATGAAGATCGACTTCCTGCGCCGCCAGGTGCTCATGTCGCGCAACATCACCGGCGGCCCCGTCGTCGACCTCGCCATGGGTGGGCTCAACTACCAGGTCGAGCACCACCTGTTCCCGAGCATGCCGCGGCCCAACCTGCGCCGCGCCCAGCCGATCGTCAAGGAGTTCTGCGCCCGGCACGGCATCGCCTACACCGAGACGACGCTGACCGGGTCGTACCGGATCGTCGTGCAGTACCTCAACGACGTCGGCCTCAAGGCGCGCGACCCGTTCCAGTGTCCGCTGACAGCGCAGTACCGGACGTAG
- a CDS encoding DUF1801 domain-containing protein, with amino-acid sequence MSATEVDAYLDTVTPRKRARDARTLVTLMREVTGHEPDLHGTIIGFGRYHYEYESGRRGDGPAAAFSPRKAASTVYVPDGVGAHAGDLARLGPHTTGVGCIYLKDLDEVDLDVLTQIVRHSYATLTRGTYGLRAREGGTS; translated from the coding sequence ATGAGCGCGACGGAGGTGGACGCCTACCTCGACACGGTGACCCCGCGGAAACGGGCCCGCGACGCCCGGACGCTGGTGACGCTGATGCGCGAGGTGACCGGCCACGAGCCGGATCTGCACGGCACGATCATCGGCTTCGGCCGGTACCACTACGAGTACGAGAGCGGCCGCCGGGGCGATGGCCCGGCGGCCGCCTTCTCGCCCCGCAAGGCGGCGTCGACCGTCTACGTGCCCGACGGCGTCGGGGCGCACGCGGGCGACCTGGCGAGGCTCGGCCCGCACACCACCGGCGTGGGCTGCATCTACCTCAAGGACCTCGACGAGGTCGACCTCGACGTCCTGACGCAGATCGTGCGGCACTCGTACGCGACGCTCACCCGCGGCACCTACGGCCTGCGCGCCCGCGAGGGCGGCACGAGCTAG
- a CDS encoding response regulator transcription factor, with product MTGAEDRTLLLVEDDAKLAALLDRLFRDEGYTVDVARDGQSGLHHALTQQYAVMVIDRGLPAIEGVDLVRRLRARGVTTPILVLTARGTTEDRVEGLDAGAEDYVVKPFEIDELLARLRALLRRHTDTSTRLDLGDRHLDVTARRVVGGETGSIELSGRENELLQLFAAHPSQVFTRDELRRQVFPDADSPGAVDTYVYYLRRKLGRDVIRTVHGLGYRMGSA from the coding sequence ATGACGGGCGCGGAGGACCGCACGCTGCTGCTGGTCGAGGATGACGCCAAGCTGGCGGCGCTGCTGGACCGGCTGTTCAGGGACGAGGGCTACACCGTCGACGTCGCCCGCGACGGCCAGTCGGGGCTGCACCACGCGCTGACGCAGCAGTACGCCGTCATGGTCATCGACCGCGGGCTGCCGGCCATCGAGGGCGTCGACCTCGTGCGCCGGCTGCGCGCCCGTGGCGTCACGACGCCGATCCTCGTGCTGACGGCGCGCGGCACCACCGAGGACCGCGTCGAAGGGCTCGACGCGGGCGCCGAGGACTACGTGGTCAAGCCGTTCGAGATCGACGAGCTGCTGGCCCGGCTGCGCGCGCTGCTGCGCCGGCACACGGACACCTCGACCCGGCTGGACCTCGGCGACCGGCACCTCGACGTCACCGCGCGGCGGGTCGTCGGAGGCGAGACCGGCTCGATCGAGCTGTCCGGACGCGAGAACGAGCTGCTGCAGCTGTTCGCCGCCCATCCGTCGCAGGTGTTCACGCGCGACGAGCTGCGCCGGCAGGTGTTCCCCGACGCCGACAGCCCCGGCGCCGTCGACACCTACGTCTACTATCTGCGCAGGAAACTCGGCCGGGACGTCATCCGCACCGTCCACGGCCTCGGCTATCGGATGGGGTCCGCGTGA
- a CDS encoding alpha/beta fold hydrolase codes for MPYITVGTENSANIDLYYEDHGSGQPVVLIHGYPLDGHSWEKQTPALLDAGYRVITYDRRGFGRSSQPTTGYDYDTFAADLKAVLDTLDLRDVVLVGFSMGTGEVGRYLGTYGSDRVAKAAFLASLEPFLLQTDDNPTGAPAEGFADIEAAAKGDRYAWFDSFYENFYNLDENLGTRISEAAVRGSWNVAAGASWYASYAVVQSWLTDFRADIEKIDVPALILHGTADRILPIDATAREFTKRLPSADYIEIEGAPHGLLWTHADQVTEALLTFLRK; via the coding sequence ATGCCGTACATCACCGTCGGAACCGAGAACTCCGCGAACATCGACCTCTACTACGAGGACCACGGCAGTGGTCAGCCGGTCGTGCTGATCCACGGCTACCCGCTCGACGGGCACTCGTGGGAGAAGCAGACGCCCGCACTGCTCGACGCCGGCTACCGCGTCATCACCTACGACCGCCGCGGCTTCGGCCGGTCCAGCCAGCCGACCACCGGCTACGACTACGACACGTTCGCGGCGGACCTGAAGGCGGTCCTCGACACCCTCGACCTGCGCGACGTCGTCCTCGTCGGCTTCTCGATGGGCACCGGCGAGGTGGGCCGCTACCTCGGCACGTACGGCAGCGACCGCGTCGCCAAGGCCGCGTTCCTCGCGTCGCTCGAGCCGTTCCTGCTGCAGACCGACGACAACCCGACCGGCGCGCCGGCCGAGGGCTTCGCCGACATCGAGGCCGCCGCCAAGGGCGACCGCTACGCCTGGTTCGACTCGTTCTACGAGAACTTCTACAACCTCGACGAGAACCTCGGCACCCGCATCAGCGAGGCCGCCGTCCGCGGCAGCTGGAACGTCGCCGCCGGCGCGTCCTGGTACGCCTCGTACGCCGTGGTGCAGAGCTGGCTGACCGACTTCCGCGCGGACATCGAGAAGATCGACGTGCCGGCGCTGATCCTGCACGGCACCGCCGACCGCATCCTCCCCATCGACGCCACCGCCCGCGAGTTCACCAAGCGGCTGCCGTCGGCGGACTACATCGAGATCGAGGGCGCGCCGCACGGCCTGCTCTGGACCCACGCCGACCAGGTCACCGAGGCGCTGCTCACCTTCCTGCGCAAGTGA
- a CDS encoding ROK family transcriptional regulator, with protein sequence MPVPRGDLTRSAVLAALGTSGPLSRTDIARMLGVSPATVTQIVKDLVARGLVAEVEHRPSRGGRPAVLLGLVGSAGRALGAKVAADHVAVVDVGLDGQVRQSWEYPFDATAADAPDRLVDLLQPLAEAPADENDAPILGVGICVPGAVDDQEAGAVDAPTLGWQRLALGARLRAALPVPVLVENDVNALAVAERLYGKGRDHRNFLVVTIGRGVGAGLVVDGSVYRGTNGGAGEFGHFPVRPDGPRCSCGNTGCLEASVGQEALLRAAREAGLDAPDATIFAAAGELFGRGVAGLINVMDPEVVIVLGEGTRAWEHWRPGFEPSLRAHLMPSRRGVPVVVESWDDTSWALGAAALVLATPYDAAGATGGQGELVRARLGGALAGELS encoded by the coding sequence ATGCCCGTTCCCCGCGGTGACCTCACCCGCTCGGCCGTCCTGGCCGCGCTGGGCACGTCCGGCCCGCTGAGCAGGACGGACATCGCCCGCATGCTGGGGGTCAGCCCGGCCACCGTCACGCAGATCGTGAAGGATCTGGTGGCGCGCGGCCTGGTCGCCGAGGTCGAGCACCGCCCGTCCCGCGGCGGTCGTCCGGCAGTGCTGCTGGGGCTCGTGGGGTCGGCCGGGCGGGCGCTGGGCGCGAAGGTCGCCGCCGACCACGTCGCCGTCGTCGACGTCGGGCTCGACGGCCAGGTGCGGCAGTCCTGGGAGTACCCGTTCGACGCGACGGCCGCCGACGCCCCCGACCGGCTGGTCGACCTGCTCCAGCCATTGGCCGAGGCGCCCGCGGACGAGAACGACGCGCCGATCCTGGGTGTGGGCATCTGCGTCCCCGGGGCGGTCGACGACCAGGAGGCGGGCGCCGTCGACGCGCCGACTCTGGGCTGGCAGCGCCTCGCCCTCGGCGCCCGGCTGCGCGCCGCCCTCCCCGTCCCTGTCCTCGTCGAGAACGACGTCAACGCGCTCGCCGTCGCCGAGCGGCTGTACGGCAAGGGCCGCGACCACCGGAACTTCCTCGTCGTCACGATCGGGCGCGGTGTGGGCGCCGGGCTGGTCGTCGACGGCAGCGTCTACCGGGGGACGAACGGCGGCGCCGGCGAGTTCGGCCACTTCCCCGTCCGCCCCGACGGGCCGCGCTGCTCGTGCGGCAACACCGGCTGCCTCGAGGCGTCCGTCGGCCAGGAGGCGCTGCTCCGCGCCGCCCGCGAGGCCGGGCTGGACGCTCCCGACGCGACGATCTTCGCGGCGGCCGGCGAGCTGTTCGGCCGCGGCGTCGCCGGGCTGATCAACGTCATGGACCCGGAGGTCGTCATCGTGCTCGGCGAGGGCACGCGCGCCTGGGAGCACTGGCGTCCCGGTTTCGAGCCCAGCCTCCGCGCGCACCTCATGCCGTCGCGCCGCGGCGTCCCCGTCGTCGTCGAGTCGTGGGACGACACGTCGTGGGCACTGGGGGCCGCCGCCCTCGTCCTCGCGACGCCGTACGACGCGGCCGGCGCGACCGGCGGCCAGGGCGAGCTGGTCCGGGCCCGGCTCGGCGGCGCCCTGGCCGGGGAGCTGTCATGA
- a CDS encoding ATP-binding protein has product MSRRHDGPRGRRPQPAPADRRLLRRASVVVAVQTGAAAALVIAVIIALVYSISGQERISATDHKLQAKLADSVPASGGTIVDGVPPGCSEADVRAAVDELEPGTRRFEVCDTPFLAHVDESGGERLAAATNFTEQQEETERLARLSILVGVVGVLAAAGLGWLVARRAVRPLGDALASQRRFVAEAGHELRTPLAILHTRAQLLQRRPSTDDDQRQEIDQLVDDARVLTDIVNDMLLSAEMQFRPEARQPVDLARVATQVKDSFAATADEAGVDLVVDSVPTDSHVVAGVPSALRRAVAALVDNAMDHVGRGGTITLGLSGSDASGGSGGTVCIAVIDDGDGLDPQLAAELTQRFHRGPGANGNGQHPRLGLGLALVDEIVHAHDGTMVIDGRPGDGATVSLTFPAAP; this is encoded by the coding sequence GTGAGCCGGCGCCACGACGGCCCGCGGGGCCGCCGACCGCAACCCGCACCCGCCGACCGGCGGCTGCTGCGGCGGGCGTCGGTCGTCGTCGCGGTGCAGACGGGCGCCGCCGCCGCGCTGGTCATCGCCGTCATCATCGCGCTCGTCTACTCCATCAGCGGGCAGGAGCGGATCTCCGCCACCGACCACAAGCTCCAGGCGAAGCTCGCGGACTCCGTGCCGGCGTCGGGCGGCACCATCGTCGACGGCGTCCCGCCCGGCTGCTCCGAGGCGGACGTCCGCGCCGCCGTCGACGAGCTGGAGCCCGGCACCCGGCGGTTCGAGGTCTGCGACACCCCGTTCCTCGCCCACGTCGACGAGAGCGGCGGCGAACGCCTCGCGGCGGCCACGAACTTCACCGAGCAGCAGGAGGAGACCGAGCGCCTGGCCCGGCTGTCCATCCTCGTCGGCGTCGTCGGCGTGCTGGCAGCGGCCGGGCTCGGCTGGCTGGTGGCGCGGCGCGCCGTGCGCCCGCTCGGCGACGCGCTCGCCTCGCAGCGCCGGTTCGTCGCCGAGGCGGGGCACGAGCTGCGCACCCCGCTGGCCATCCTGCACACCCGGGCCCAGCTGCTGCAACGCCGTCCGAGCACCGACGACGACCAGCGGCAGGAGATCGACCAGCTGGTCGACGACGCGCGGGTGCTCACCGACATCGTCAACGACATGCTGTTGTCCGCGGAGATGCAGTTCCGGCCCGAGGCGCGCCAGCCGGTCGACCTCGCCCGCGTCGCCACGCAGGTCAAGGACTCCTTCGCCGCCACCGCCGACGAGGCCGGGGTCGACCTCGTCGTCGACAGCGTCCCCACCGACTCCCACGTCGTCGCCGGCGTGCCCAGCGCCCTGCGCCGCGCCGTCGCCGCCCTGGTCGACAACGCCATGGACCACGTCGGGCGGGGCGGGACGATCACGCTGGGGCTGAGCGGGTCGGACGCGTCGGGCGGGTCCGGCGGCACCGTGTGCATCGCCGTCATCGACGACGGCGACGGCCTCGACCCGCAGCTGGCGGCCGAGCTGACCCAGCGCTTCCACCGTGGTCCGGGCGCCAACGGCAACGGCCAGCACCCGCGGCTCGGCCTCGGGCTCGCTCTGGTCGACGAGATCGTGCACGCCCACGACGGCACCATGGTCATCGACGGCCGCCCGGGCGACGGCGCCACCGTGAGCCTCACGTTCCCCGCCGCGCCATGA
- a CDS encoding VOC family protein, with translation MTDTAPVRELRLVVTVPDYDEAVRFYRDVLGLPELADFSSPDGRVMLLGAGRATIEIVNEDQAAFIDRVEVGRRVAGHIRVGLEVDDAAATTKLLADGGASVLAEPTRTPWDSLNARLDAPGDLQLTLFTELGN, from the coding sequence ATGACCGACACCGCTCCCGTGCGCGAGCTGCGGCTCGTCGTGACCGTCCCCGACTACGACGAGGCCGTCCGGTTCTACCGCGACGTCCTGGGCCTGCCGGAGCTGGCCGACTTCTCCTCGCCCGACGGCCGAGTGATGCTGCTGGGCGCCGGCCGGGCGACCATCGAGATCGTCAACGAGGACCAGGCCGCCTTCATCGACCGCGTCGAGGTCGGCCGCCGCGTGGCCGGCCACATCCGGGTGGGCCTCGAGGTCGACGACGCCGCGGCCACGACGAAGCTCCTGGCCGACGGCGGCGCCTCGGTGCTGGCCGAACCCACCCGCACCCCGTGGGACTCCCTCAACGCCCGCCTCGACGCCCCCGGCGACCTCCAACTCACCCTCTTCACCGAACTCGGCAACTGA
- a CDS encoding DEAD/DEAH box helicase: MTGVPLVTGHSLHVLGRTSVTIDTRTSRGDGARRRPRNRRRPAAVTSPHPAAEPAVARAATVTPAVADARSFAELGVPARIVAALAAEGVTTPFPIQAATLPDTLAGHDVLGRGQTGSGKTIAFSVPTIARLVASGAPRQARRPRALVLVPTRELANQVAATVAPLAAATGLRLATVFGGVGQGPQVKALKNGVDVLVACPGRLEDLIAQGFCDLGAVEVTVLDEADHMADLGFLPAVRRLLDATPRGGQRLLFSATLDNGVDLLVRRYLNDPVLHSTAPAVAPVSTMAHHVMAVEAGEKALVVRELASGLGRTLLFARTKHGAKKLAKVLTAAGIPAVDLHGNLSQGARERNLAAFSAGTARVLVATDIAARGIHVDDVSLVVHVDPPAEHKAYLHRSGRTARAGADGVVVTVMTPDQTADVRTLTRQAGITPSITRVSPGHPAITGLTGPAAPLVAPPEPAAPAPTGAGGRGRGRGSRAGSGSAAGTAGEPDGRGRSRRRRGGRSGRGADGVSSGTTGGNRSAGRGSAGHGERTAAKPRQDRSGQSAEPTQSTRRGGGGGRGRSGAPTSSTRTADTFSASLRRR, translated from the coding sequence ATGACGGGCGTCCCCCTCGTGACCGGCCACTCCCTCCACGTCCTCGGAAGGACGTCTGTGACCATCGACACCCGCACGTCGCGGGGCGACGGCGCTCGCCGCCGCCCCCGCAACCGCCGCCGCCCGGCAGCGGTCACCAGTCCTCACCCGGCCGCCGAGCCGGCGGTGGCGCGAGCCGCCACCGTCACGCCGGCCGTCGCCGACGCGCGCTCGTTCGCCGAGCTCGGCGTCCCCGCTCGGATCGTCGCCGCCCTCGCCGCCGAGGGCGTCACCACCCCGTTCCCCATCCAGGCCGCGACCCTGCCCGACACCCTCGCCGGGCACGACGTGCTCGGCCGCGGGCAGACCGGGTCGGGCAAGACCATCGCTTTCTCCGTGCCGACGATCGCCCGGCTGGTCGCCTCGGGCGCGCCGCGCCAGGCACGCCGGCCGCGCGCTCTGGTGCTCGTCCCGACCCGCGAGCTCGCCAACCAGGTCGCCGCCACCGTCGCGCCGCTCGCCGCGGCCACCGGGCTGCGCCTCGCCACCGTCTTCGGCGGCGTCGGCCAGGGCCCGCAGGTCAAGGCGCTCAAGAACGGCGTCGACGTGCTCGTCGCCTGCCCCGGCCGGCTCGAGGACCTCATCGCGCAGGGCTTCTGCGACCTCGGCGCCGTCGAGGTCACCGTCCTCGACGAGGCCGACCACATGGCCGACCTCGGGTTCCTGCCCGCGGTCCGCCGCCTGCTCGACGCCACGCCGCGGGGCGGCCAGCGGCTGCTGTTCTCTGCGACCCTCGACAACGGGGTCGACCTGCTGGTGCGGCGGTACCTGAACGACCCGGTGCTGCACTCGACGGCGCCGGCGGTCGCCCCCGTCTCGACCATGGCGCACCACGTCATGGCCGTCGAGGCGGGCGAGAAGGCGCTGGTCGTGCGCGAGCTGGCCTCCGGGCTCGGGCGCACGCTGCTGTTCGCCCGCACCAAGCACGGCGCGAAGAAGCTGGCGAAGGTCCTCACCGCCGCCGGCATCCCCGCTGTCGACCTGCACGGCAACCTCAGCCAGGGCGCACGCGAGCGGAACCTCGCGGCCTTCTCGGCGGGGACGGCGCGCGTACTGGTCGCCACCGACATCGCCGCCCGCGGCATCCACGTCGACGACGTGAGCCTGGTCGTCCACGTCGACCCGCCCGCCGAGCACAAGGCCTACCTGCACCGCTCCGGCCGCACCGCCCGGGCCGGCGCCGACGGCGTCGTGGTCACCGTCATGACGCCCGACCAGACGGCCGACGTGCGCACCCTGACCCGGCAGGCCGGCATCACCCCCTCGATCACCCGCGTCTCGCCCGGCCACCCGGCCATCACCGGCCTCACCGGCCCGGCGGCGCCGCTGGTCGCTCCGCCCGAGCCGGCCGCTCCCGCTCCGACGGGCGCCGGTGGTCGCGGCCGTGGGCGCGGCTCGCGGGCGGGCTCTGGCTCGGCCGCTGGGACCGCCGGCGAGCCGGACGGACGGGGTCGATCGCGACGCCGCCGCGGCGGACGCTCGGGACGGGGTGCCGACGGCGTCAGCTCCGGCACGACCGGCGGGAACCGCTCGGCCGGACGCGGCTCGGCCGGGCACGGCGAGCGCACGGCCGCCAAGCCGCGCCAGGACCGTTCCGGCCAGTCCGCCGAGCCGACGCAGAGCACCCGGCGCGGAGGCGGCGGCGGTCGCGGCCGCTCCGGCGCGCCCACGTCGTCGACGCGAACCGCCGACACCTTCTCGGCCTCGCTCCGCCGCCGCTGA
- a CDS encoding GNAT family N-acetyltransferase, with product MSAGGEIEVGPATEDDLRRTAALHVAELPHGLFPRLGEGFVRRWHRAHLESEYGVVLVARRGGDVVGFLLGTTDRPANVAWILGRRRRELMTAGLRALLTRPALALGFVRTRGPRYARRLLGRAAVPARVASRGDVPEAGFGPIAVLEAIVVAPEARGASAGTALSEEFLSIVAAAGGDRVELITKAGARGAAGFYERAGWRRVGSHVDRDGDEVHTYRIDPRFVRTR from the coding sequence ATGAGCGCTGGTGGCGAGATCGAGGTCGGGCCGGCAACCGAGGACGACCTGCGCAGGACCGCGGCACTGCACGTCGCCGAGCTGCCACACGGCCTGTTCCCGCGGCTCGGTGAGGGGTTCGTCCGGCGCTGGCACCGCGCGCATCTCGAGTCCGAGTACGGCGTCGTCCTGGTGGCGCGGCGCGGCGGCGACGTGGTGGGCTTCCTGCTCGGCACCACCGACCGGCCGGCCAACGTGGCCTGGATCCTCGGCCGCCGGCGCCGCGAGCTGATGACGGCGGGCCTGCGGGCATTGCTGACGCGGCCGGCGCTGGCCCTGGGATTCGTGCGGACCCGGGGCCCGCGGTACGCGCGGCGGCTGCTCGGACGGGCTGCGGTGCCGGCCCGGGTGGCGAGCCGCGGCGACGTGCCGGAGGCCGGCTTCGGGCCCATCGCGGTGCTCGAGGCGATCGTCGTGGCGCCCGAGGCGCGTGGCGCGTCGGCGGGCACGGCGCTGTCCGAGGAGTTCCTCTCGATCGTCGCGGCGGCCGGCGGCGACCGCGTCGAGCTGATCACGAAGGCGGGTGCCCGCGGTGCGGCCGGGTTCTACGAGCGGGCCGGCTGGCGCCGCGTCGGCAGCCATGTCGACCGCGACGGCGACGAGGTCCACACGTACCGGATCGACCCACGGTTCGTGCGGACTCGATGA
- a CDS encoding CGNR zinc finger domain-containing protein — MTTLLLDLVNSRIVYPDGPHDELAGDDAARAWLRERGAQGTPEEIADARAVRPLLAAVIRGEETLDALEPWVGAMRRQATLTRDGLRWRDEVPAGLRVGARAIEEWAALQGPDGSRIRPCAAHDCQHFLVDHSRANARKWHSMEICGNRAKARRHYARTKSDGRGV; from the coding sequence ATGACGACGCTGCTGCTCGACCTCGTGAACTCGCGCATCGTGTACCCCGACGGGCCGCACGACGAGCTCGCCGGCGACGACGCCGCGCGCGCCTGGCTGCGCGAACGCGGCGCCCAGGGCACGCCCGAGGAGATCGCCGACGCGCGCGCCGTCCGGCCGCTGCTGGCCGCCGTCATCAGGGGCGAGGAGACGCTCGACGCACTCGAGCCGTGGGTCGGCGCCATGCGCCGGCAGGCCACGCTCACCCGCGACGGCCTCCGCTGGCGCGACGAGGTCCCGGCCGGCCTGCGCGTCGGGGCGCGTGCCATCGAGGAGTGGGCGGCGCTGCAGGGGCCGGACGGGTCGCGCATCCGCCCCTGCGCCGCGCACGACTGCCAGCACTTCCTGGTCGACCACAGCCGGGCGAACGCCCGAAAGTGGCACTCGATGGAGATCTGCGGCAACCGGGCGAAAGCGCGGCGCCACTACGCGCGGACCAAGTCCGACGGTAGGGGTGTCTGA